The following is a genomic window from Chthoniobacterales bacterium.
GCGAATGTGCGAAGGCCCCATCTTCTGCGGCTTCGGCGTGGTGACGTAATCGTCGTCATACGTGTAGTGCACGTAATCCTGCACTTCAGCCCCAGGGTTCTCGAGAATGGGCGTGAGGCTTTTGCCTTGAAACGTCCAATTGGCGGTCTTCACGCCCGCGATGTCGGCCATGGTAGGCATCAGGTCGATCAGTCCGGCCAGGGCCTGGGTGGTTTGGGCCTTTGGAAACGTCCGTGGGTTCGAGAAGATCATGGGCACGTTGAGAGTCTGGCGGTAGACATTGTACATCTTCTGCCGCTGCATCCCGTGGGCCATCGCCATGTCGCCATGGTCACTGATTCGCACGATGAGGGTCTCCTCCGTGAACTGATTGCGGTCCAGGGCCTCCAACACTTTCATGATCTCCTGATCCACCAGGGAAGTGAGGTAGGCGTAGAATTGCACGTACTTCCGGGCTTTCGCGCGACTCTTGATGGGGCCGGCAGCCTGGGTCAGTTCGCGCCATTTTTTCTGGATGGTGGGCTTTGTTCCCAGCTTCTCCCGGAGCGTGCCGGGGAGTTTCACCTTTATGTCCTCGAAGTCCCGGTCGCGGTAGCCGGCGTATTTGTAACGCGGGACTTTCTTGTTTCCCACCTTCACGGCGGCCATAGCCGTCCCCGGATATGACAAGACATCGTGCGGGTTAACAAGTGACACCACCAGGAAGAACGGTTTTTCGCCATGCTGTTCCCGGTAGTGATTGAGGTAATGAAGGGCGCTCGCTTCAACGCGCTCCTTCTCCGGAATGTTGTACCCGTAGCGGGCGGATTGGCCCAGTCCGTCGATGAAACGGCGGTCATTGTTGATATCACCGCCTCCGAAGTTAAACACCGAAGCATCGTCTCCCGCGTCCGGGTAGGTCCATTCCTCAAAACCGTAGCTGTCAGCAATGTTCTTCACGTCCGCCTGCGACCAGTAGAGCTGGCCGTTTATCTCCGGATCGCCCTGATCATGGTTCTGCAAATGGTCAAAAAACCCGACCGGCTTGTTCAGGTGGAACTTGCCTTTGTAAGCCACGTTATAGCCCGCAGCCTTCATCATCCTGGCCATCGTCTGGTAATTGCCCGGCAGGATTTGCTGGCCGAGTTGCTTGGGGTTGTTGGGCTGGTCGTATTCCAGCACCTGGGTCACCTTGTGATGCGCCGGAAACATGCCGGTGAACAGCGTGGCGCGGCTGGGCGAGCAGGTGCAGCTGTTGCAGTGCGCGCGCTCGAAGGCCAGGCCGTTTTGGAGCAATCGGTCCATGGCGGGCAGATTCTTTTTCGCCCACTTCGGATCCCAGTTTTGGATCCAGGATTGCTGGTCGGTGATGAGGAAAACGATGTTTGGTTTTTTTGGCAGGTGAGATAGAGCCATAGCAGTTGTGGGTTCGGGTTGCGTTGTCGCGGGAGAGTTTAACTCGGCGGCACCAAGCGCGCGTGGCACCTAGGCCGGCCGCCAGACTGTGAGGCCGCCAAAGACGCTGAGATAGGCGGCGCCGTCAGGTCCTATTGTCAGGCCAGAATACCAATTGTTGCTCGCCTCCTCCAGCTCGGCGAGGTCGGGGAACTTGATGTAGGGCGAAACCTTGACCGGTGCCCCGTATTGGAAATCCAAGGCAGCCCAATACCATCCATGTGGGTCTTTGATATAAGTGTAGATCATTCCATCCCCGGTGGAGAGCTGCGAGACGACTGAAGGCACGGCGAGCGTGTTGTTGGCCCAAACCACCTGTGACTTTCCCATCGTCGGATCAAAATCGACCCGGTTTACCCCTGGTGTCGTCATGTTGGCGCCGGCGGTGCTGCCGATAGTACTGTTGCCATAATTATTCTCGACGATAATTGACCGGTTCACCGCGATTAGTGAATTTTCGCACGCATTCTGTTTCCCCTGTTCCGTAAACACAGTCTGCTGGGCCACGAGTTTGCCGGTATCGCGCCGATACACGTTCACGTGCATGTATTCGGCGTTGTCGGTGATGGCCACGAACTGGTTGCCCTGAAAATCGTCAAAGCAGGTAGGGGTCGTGCCGCTGCCGATCTGGTTTTGGCCGGGCTTTATCTGGGTGGTATCGCCGCGGTCATATGTCGTCCGCCAAACGCTTACCGGTCCGTTGGGCGACGCCTTATAACAATACAACGCATAGTCCGTCACGATGTAGACCCCTCCTTTGCCGTCACTTGCCAGGGATTTGGTGATGGTTTCGGCGGAGTTCGCCCCGGGGACATTGCGTACGTTGCCTCCATAGATGGCCTGGGTGGCCTTTTCCACGTAGCCAACGCCGCCTTGATTGGAAATATACCAAATATTACCGAGGCTGTCCGGCAGCACTGAGTTTAAGACATCGTCGATTGCGATCATTCGGACGAGGCCATAAGCGTTGATCTGAACGAGTTGGTTGTTGCCGGTGGAGTAGATCCGGATCTGTTGGTCGGCGGTGACGCAAACAACGTTGCTGTTTTGGTCCAGATAGAAATAGCCTCCCGCAAAACTGATCTTGCCAGTGGTGTTCTGCTGGCGTTGCGGCAACGCGGCTTTGGCCAGGGTATTGAGCGTCTTGGGGTCGATTAACAGGA
Proteins encoded in this region:
- a CDS encoding sulfatase-like hydrolase/transferase; the encoded protein is MALSHLPKKPNIVFLITDQQSWIQNWDPKWAKKNLPAMDRLLQNGLAFERAHCNSCTCSPSRATLFTGMFPAHHKVTQVLEYDQPNNPKQLGQQILPGNYQTMARMMKAAGYNVAYKGKFHLNKPVGFFDHLQNHDQGDPEINGQLYWSQADVKNIADSYGFEEWTYPDAGDDASVFNFGGGDINNDRRFIDGLGQSARYGYNIPEKERVEASALHYLNHYREQHGEKPFFLVVSLVNPHDVLSYPGTAMAAVKVGNKKVPRYKYAGYRDRDFEDIKVKLPGTLREKLGTKPTIQKKWRELTQAAGPIKSRAKARKYVQFYAYLTSLVDQEIMKVLEALDRNQFTEETLIVRISDHGDMAMAHGMQRQKMYNVYRQTLNVPMIFSNPRTFPKAQTTQALAGLIDLMPTMADIAGVKTANWTFQGKSLTPILENPGAEVQDYVHYTYDDDYVTTPKPQKMGPSHIRCIVEKNWKYAVYFDPHYGQKAEFEMYDLRNDKEEKRNLADRRYATKASEVQRARLHRRLTDVMEKLGTKPETVVWPPLHAPGPVDRSRLVGKPALASRRKKSGKLPP